Proteins encoded by one window of Cylindrospermum stagnale PCC 7417:
- a CDS encoding S-layer homology domain-containing protein: MQHLLGTLSLVALLQSFPAIVQAQALESSIEIEPNTIQQVLNAKLMTNLPDGQFYPERLISRAELASILVKSFQLDKRQAAKQKNAVTVPDVPSSYWAFNDIQIVLKTDIMKGYRGNLFFPNQRITRAEALAIFAQAYGVFQFSDDSVNEILSPYADAATIPPWAKKAIATVVSEGFINTDPQGNIAPLRPMTRGDMAYLLSKYLQRQQQQPDTPVVPGAPQSL; this comes from the coding sequence ATGCAGCATTTACTGGGTACACTTTCCTTAGTAGCATTACTACAAAGCTTTCCTGCAATTGTTCAGGCTCAAGCCCTAGAAAGTAGCATTGAGATAGAACCTAATACTATCCAACAGGTGCTAAATGCCAAGCTGATGACTAATTTACCAGATGGGCAATTTTATCCAGAAAGGTTAATTAGTCGTGCAGAATTAGCCTCAATTTTAGTCAAGTCATTTCAACTAGACAAACGCCAAGCGGCTAAACAAAAAAATGCCGTAACAGTGCCAGATGTTCCTAGTTCTTATTGGGCATTTAACGATATACAGATAGTGCTTAAAACAGATATTATGAAAGGCTACCGGGGGAATCTATTTTTCCCGAACCAAAGAATAACTAGAGCGGAAGCTTTAGCCATTTTCGCCCAAGCTTATGGCGTCTTTCAATTTTCTGATGACAGTGTTAACGAAATTCTTAGCCCTTATGCAGATGCAGCCACTATCCCCCCGTGGGCGAAAAAGGCGATCGCTACAGTAGTCAGTGAAGGCTTTATCAATACTGACCCCCAAGGTAACATTGCCCCATTACGACCAATGACACGCGGCGATATGGCCTACCTATTGAGCAAATATTTGCAACGCCAACAGCAACAACCAGACACACCAGTAGTTCCTGGTGCGCCCCAAAGTTTATAG
- the dxs gene encoding 1-deoxy-D-xylulose-5-phosphate synthase — MHLSEITHPNQLHGLSIRQLQQIARQIRDKHLQTVAATGGHLGPGLGVVELTLGLYQTLDLDRDKVIWDVGHQAYPHKLLTGRYSNFHTLRQKNGVAGYLKRCENKFDHFGAGHASTSISAALGMALARDLKGEKFKAVAVIGDGALTGGMALEAINHAGHLPKTSLLVVLNDNEMSISPNVGAIPRYLNKMRLSAPVQFIKDNFEGQLKQIPFVGESLSPELERIKEGMKRLAVPKVGAVFEELGFTYMGPVDGHNLEELIATFQQAHQMPGPVLVHVVTTKGKGYEIAELDQVGYHAQNPFNVATGKAIPSNKPKPPAYAKVFSHTLVKLAEQNPKIVGITAAMATGTGLDKLQAKLPNQYIDVGIAEQHAVTLAAGLATEGMRPVAAIYSTFLQRAYDQIIHDVCIQNLPVFFCLDRAGIVGADGPTHQGMYDIAYLRCIPNIVVMAPKDEAELQRMVVTGVNHTDGPIAMRFPRGNGYGVPLMEEGWEPLEIGKGEILRQGDDVLILGYGSMVYTAMQAAEILSEHGIEATVINARFVKPLDTDLILPLAKQIGRVVTLEEGCLMGGFGSAVAEALMDADILVPVKRIGVPDILVDHATPDESYAALGLTSRQIAEKVLQTYFQKQASAVV, encoded by the coding sequence ATGCACCTGAGTGAAATCACCCATCCTAACCAGTTGCATGGTTTGTCGATTCGGCAATTGCAACAGATTGCCCGTCAGATTCGAGATAAACACTTACAAACCGTAGCAGCAACAGGGGGGCATTTGGGGCCCGGTTTGGGAGTTGTAGAATTAACCCTAGGGCTTTACCAGACGCTCGACTTGGATCGGGATAAAGTTATTTGGGATGTAGGACATCAAGCTTATCCCCACAAACTACTCACAGGACGCTACAGCAACTTCCACACTCTCAGGCAAAAAAATGGAGTTGCCGGTTATCTCAAGCGCTGTGAAAACAAGTTTGACCACTTTGGGGCGGGACACGCTTCAACCAGTATCTCCGCAGCTTTGGGTATGGCTTTAGCCAGAGACTTGAAAGGGGAAAAATTTAAAGCCGTCGCTGTAATTGGCGATGGGGCCCTGACTGGGGGTATGGCTTTAGAAGCCATTAACCATGCTGGACACTTACCCAAAACTAGCTTGCTGGTTGTTCTCAATGACAACGAGATGTCCATCTCTCCCAACGTGGGCGCGATTCCCCGCTACCTCAATAAAATGCGCCTCAGTGCTCCGGTGCAGTTTATTAAGGATAATTTTGAGGGACAACTCAAACAAATTCCCTTTGTTGGTGAATCCCTGTCTCCCGAACTAGAACGCATCAAAGAAGGTATGAAGCGCTTGGCCGTTCCCAAAGTTGGCGCAGTTTTTGAAGAACTGGGCTTTACCTATATGGGACCAGTCGATGGGCATAATTTAGAGGAATTAATTGCTACCTTCCAACAGGCGCATCAAATGCCAGGGCCTGTTTTGGTGCATGTAGTCACAACCAAAGGCAAAGGCTACGAAATTGCCGAACTAGACCAAGTCGGTTACCATGCCCAAAACCCGTTTAATGTGGCAACTGGCAAAGCTATTCCCTCCAACAAGCCCAAACCCCCCGCTTATGCTAAAGTCTTTTCTCACACCTTAGTAAAACTTGCTGAACAAAACCCGAAAATTGTGGGGATTACGGCGGCAATGGCAACGGGTACAGGTTTAGACAAGCTTCAGGCAAAACTGCCCAATCAATATATTGATGTTGGGATTGCCGAACAACACGCTGTCACCTTGGCAGCAGGACTGGCAACTGAAGGAATGCGCCCTGTGGCCGCCATTTATTCTACTTTCCTACAACGTGCCTACGACCAGATCATCCACGATGTCTGCATTCAAAACCTGCCTGTGTTCTTCTGCTTAGATAGGGCAGGAATTGTCGGTGCTGATGGCCCTACCCATCAAGGTATGTATGATATTGCTTATCTGCGTTGTATTCCCAATATTGTGGTGATGGCACCTAAAGATGAAGCGGAACTGCAACGCATGGTGGTGACAGGTGTTAACCATACCGACGGACCAATTGCTATGCGCTTTCCCCGTGGCAACGGCTACGGCGTCCCTCTGATGGAAGAAGGTTGGGAACCTCTAGAAATCGGCAAAGGCGAAATTCTCCGCCAAGGCGATGATGTGTTAATCCTTGGCTATGGTTCGATGGTGTACACAGCGATGCAAGCTGCGGAAATTCTCAGCGAACATGGCATTGAAGCGACTGTGATTAATGCCCGTTTTGTCAAGCCTTTGGATACTGACTTGATATTGCCTTTAGCGAAGCAAATTGGGCGCGTTGTCACTTTAGAAGAAGGCTGTCTCATGGGTGGCTTTGGTTCTGCGGTGGCAGAAGCCTTGATGGATGCTGATATTTTGGTGCCGGTGAAGCGTATCGGTGTGCCAGATATATTGGTAGATCACGCTACACCAGATGAATCTTATGCAGCATTAGGTTTAACTAGTCGGCAAATAGCGGAAAAAGTTCTGCAAACTTACTTTCAAAAGCAAGCATCTGCTGTTGTCTAG
- a CDS encoding ATP-binding protein, whose amino-acid sequence MADSLEQRPFDNFRVAITDLPYFFGRNELLEKVKRSPFQVRILLGGRRIGKTSLLRAIEWNLLNLNTHSNQGSDINNNSEWLEKLFPTFYKIFKHQAKASNNTQETSVRDIIPAFPVFISLQVEQPKDLDSFRYLLIARLREAINRWRQIPGADLRQMYQQFLRQVVGGEVTVSFLTAINVKLNVNNPDHERKLNHEDFRKALLKTIKELQELHFEGVCFLLDGSEFIVSQAWANDAWSYLRGLKDTDTALKPFIGLLLSGYRNLKDYQQAVGSPLLNIAEVGWLTTLDTLEIRELILQRSQSEEIPLTEEQIQLVIEWAGGHPYLTQQMLNMIFDDFRNNKSRSLENIKLELLRQHDRDFSAWWNNPQRSYSFGEHERKVYHALIHNHQGSVETLVQQTRLSYSEVADSLDVLTGTGIVLRKNDELYTIGSLIFADWVAQQ is encoded by the coding sequence ATGGCAGATTCACTAGAGCAGCGTCCCTTTGATAATTTTCGAGTCGCAATTACAGATCTTCCTTACTTTTTTGGACGAAATGAATTGCTGGAAAAAGTTAAACGTTCGCCTTTTCAAGTTCGTATTCTCCTAGGTGGACGCCGCATCGGCAAAACCTCTCTTCTCCGCGCCATTGAGTGGAACTTACTAAATCTCAATACTCACTCAAATCAAGGTTCAGATATCAACAACAATTCCGAATGGCTAGAAAAGTTATTTCCTACATTTTATAAAATATTTAAACATCAAGCCAAAGCATCTAATAATACTCAAGAAACCTCAGTTAGAGATATTATTCCAGCTTTTCCAGTTTTTATTAGTTTACAGGTAGAACAACCCAAGGATTTAGATAGTTTCAGATATTTACTAATTGCTCGTCTACGGGAGGCAATTAATCGTTGGCGGCAGATACCGGGAGCAGACTTACGGCAGATGTACCAACAGTTTCTCCGTCAAGTAGTGGGAGGTGAAGTAACTGTTAGCTTCCTGACAGCAATCAATGTAAAGTTAAACGTTAATAATCCTGACCATGAGCGAAAATTAAACCATGAAGATTTTCGCAAAGCTTTACTAAAGACAATTAAGGAACTTCAAGAATTGCACTTTGAAGGCGTTTGTTTTCTTTTGGATGGGTCAGAGTTTATTGTTAGCCAAGCTTGGGCAAATGATGCTTGGAGTTATCTTAGAGGTTTAAAAGATACTGACACGGCTCTGAAACCTTTTATCGGATTATTATTATCTGGATACCGAAATTTAAAAGATTACCAACAAGCTGTAGGTTCACCGCTACTAAATATAGCTGAAGTTGGTTGGTTAACAACCTTGGATACTTTAGAAATCCGCGAACTAATTCTTCAAAGAAGTCAATCTGAGGAGATACCTTTAACTGAAGAACAAATTCAACTAGTCATCGAATGGGCAGGTGGGCATCCTTATTTAACTCAGCAAATGCTCAACATGATTTTTGATGATTTTCGCAACAATAAATCCCGTTCTTTAGAAAACATAAAACTTGAGCTTTTACGTCAACATGACCGCGATTTTTCAGCTTGGTGGAACAATCCTCAACGCTCCTATAGCTTTGGTGAGCATGAACGAAAAGTGTATCATGCTTTGATTCACAATCATCAGGGCAGTGTTGAAACTTTAGTTCAGCAAACCCGTCTTAGTTATAGTGAAGTGGCAGATTCCTTAGATGTGCTTACAGGAACTGGTATAGTTTTGAGAAAAAATGATGAGCTTTATACAATTGGGTCGCTGATTTTTGCTGACTGGGTTGCACAACAGTAA